GCGCGTCGCCTGCGGGTCCTGCCCGGGACGCTCTACAACTTGGCGCGCAACCGCCTCAAGAAGCTGGACGCAGAACTACGCGACCGGCTGACGGCCGCAGCTGTGCGTGACCTGCAATCGGAAATTGCGAGTCTGAACAATGCCTTGGACGTGGCTCATCAAATGGGGCTGGCGGAAGATCATCCGAATATTTCGAAGATCAAAGGCCATCTTGCGTCTGCTCAGGCGCTCTTCGGCGAAGCTTATGAGAAGGGACGCGCATGAGTGCCATACCTGATGATTTGGCTCGCGAGGTCGCGGACCTTATTGATGCCTATGACCAGCAAATCGATGATGCGAATTCCGGCAAGCGCGATGCCTTTCAACGTATCCGCGAAGCACTAGAGACCTCAGGTCTTCGAAAAGCGGAGATTGCAATTGAAATGGCCGCGTTCAAGGACGCGATCAAAGAGCGCCGTGTGCGTCGGCAGGACCCAGAGAAGGCGGACGCACTAGACCAGCGCGAGGCTTCGGCAGCGGAATATCTCGACGTGATCCAGTCTCGCACGCGTAGCGCGCGACACGCGCGCGAGGAAAGGCAGCGCCGCAGAACCTCCGAGTCGATGGCAGATCACAAGGAATTCTCGGCAGAGCTAGCAGCGGCTGGGCTGATCAGCCCCCAAGCCCATGCAGAAAACGTACAGATAGCCGATGCAGTGGCCGCTCGTTACGGGAACGGCCCGAAGAATACACCCCAGCCCGCACAACCACCCTCAGTGCAGGACGAAGCAGAGGGCAACCAAGGCTTGGATCAGGCAGCGCAAAAAGCAGAGAGCGTACACTCTCTGTCGGCTGGGGCCGCGCAGGCGGGCTCGAAGAAGCCAGATCCGAGCAATTTCGTCACGGACACCGGGGAGGGGGAGGAGGCGCTTGCCTCCGTTGATCCCGCCCCGGTACCGGACGCAACCAAGCCAGTGCAGCCGCTCGAGGATGACCCGTGGCTGCGGAAGCGCTTCCCCGAAAAATACCAAGAGGCAACGCCATGAGCGAACCACGGTACATCGACAATGACGAGGCCGCTCGCTTGTTTCGCGTGCGCCTTCCAGCGATCCCCATGTCCGGCATCGACGCCCACCCGCTGAGTGAAGACATTCGCTATCGCAGCCTGGTCGCAGCCGCCCAGCTCGTCATCTGGGATCTACTCGCGGCAGGACACCACTACGGTCAGGGAGAGCTTGCCTTGCCTGATGGACGTCTCCCTATCCGGATCGATAGCGATGTTGTCCGAAGCTCCTCGGGATCGCCAGCGATGATGTGCGCTGAGCACGGCCGTGGCGCGGGGTCTGGAGGCTCAAGCTCTCCTTCTCGCCGGTCGGTGTCGCTCCCGCATGTCTCGATACTTGCGGAGGTTCAGCCGTGAACGTCCATGCTACCGGGTTCGCCAACGACAAGGCGATATGGTCCGACGCGACGGTTGAAGTGCTGATCTCGATGCTCGCTGCCGGTCGATCATCTCGGGATATCGCCTCCGCTATCGGTACGACGCGAAACGCTGTCATCGGCAAGGCCAACCGTCTACGCGCGCAAGGTCTTGTGCCCACCTACGAGCGCTCTCCGGCTCAGAAGCCGGGGGGAGTGGCGTCGCCTCGATCTCGAGAAAAGAAGAAGGCTGCGGTTGTTGTAGCCTCTGTGCCAAGGGTGACGCAAGGGATCCAGATCCGCCCTCTGTTGGGTTCATCCGAAATCACGACTGTCGGCATGCCGGTCGCTGAAGTGATGGGCCGGGCAGGGCGCTGCAAATATGGATTGTGGGGCGTGCGCGACTATCCAGAGCTTGAAAACAAGCTCGTCTGCGCGCAGCCGGCCATCCCCGGCAAGTCGTGGTGCCGGCACTGTTACAAGCTGGTTTATTCGCCGCGGGAACAGCGCGCTCGTCGGAGGGCTGCTTGACCGATACTGTCGTCATACAGCTCCCTGTTCCGCCCTCGGCTAATCGCATCTGGCGCATTGCCGGAACGCGTTTGACGAAAAGCGGCAAGCGCGCCCCGAACGTGATTAAGAGCCCAGCCTATCGGGCTTGGCAGGACGAGGCGGGATGGATTCTCCGGTCGCAAAGGCCGGGGCACATTTCCGGGGCTTATGACCTGACGATCACCCTTCCCAAGGTTCGCATCGATCCCGACAACGCGGTCAAGGGCGCCAGCGACATCCTCGTGAAGCACAATGTCATCGATGACGACAAGTTAGCCCGCCGGATCACGATCGAGCGTGATGACGCAGCCGAGGCGATGGTCGTAACTGTGAGGTCCGCAGCATGACAACACAGCTGCTCAATCCCGATTCCCTCGTAACGATCCCTGTCTACCAGCCTGACAAGCGTATCGTGTCGGTGCATGTTCTTCGCTCTGAAGCCGAGGCTCTTGGGCGTATCCGCGTCTTCGCGGCGTCAAGGCCTCTGGAGGAGAATTGCCCCAAGCCCATCATCCTCCCGCCGCACGAAGGGGCTATCACCCGACGCCGCTGCATCCAGATCGCAGCATGGGCGAGCCAGATTGACCGTGAGACGATCTTAAGCCCCGTGCGAAAAGGCGGTGCGGCAAAGGCTCGTCAGATTGCCTATTGGCTCATCCGCCGGTTCTGCGGCTCCACGCTCAATGAGATTGGCCAAGCCTTCGGCGGCAAGGACCACACAGCCGTTCTGCATGGTGTTCGGCGGGTCAATGCCGTTATCGCCCACATGGATCTCGACGGGCTGTCTCCAGAAGACATTGCGCGGGCTCTATGGACCGCAGACTGGAGTACCGCACGATGAACGATTGCGGTCATTCCAACGTCATCGATCTTGAGGCAGAGCGGCGCCGCCGCGAGGAACGCCCTCTGTCCCAAGACAAGGAAGATCCTCTCCCGCTAGGGGATATAGCCCGTATCGTCGTCGATCGGGCTCGTCGAGCCATGGCAGCCAAGCGCAATGCGGAGGCCAGCCGATGAATATGGCTGCTCCCGCGCCGCTCGCTTCCGACAACCAGGCTCTTGACGCTGAGCAAGCCCTTTTGGGCGCGATCCTGATGGACACATCAGCCCTGGAAAAGGCCAGATCCATCGTTGAGGCCAGCGACTTTTCAGAAGAGGTACACGCAAAGATTTTCGAAGCGATGTGCCATCAGCAGGACGAAGGCGGCGTCATCACCGCCGGGCTCGTCAGAATGGTCACGGGCAATGCCGATCTCGGCGGCGTCACAATCACCGAATACCTGACGAAGCTCTACGAAAACGCATCCTCGGTAGCGAACGCAGGGCAATACGCCAAGGCTATCAAGCGGGCGTCTCTCTTCCGTAAGATGGCAGCAGCTGGCGCCGATCTCCTCGAGAGGGCTCGCGTAGCATCCGTCATCGACGACCCGGCGGAAGTTGCTTCCGACACGATCGATATTCTTGATGGGGTAGCGTCGGCTTCCATGCCGGATTCCCTCAGGCGCGTTTCCCTTGGCGAGGCGGCCGTAGAGGCCATCGACGCTGCATGGGACGCACGAAGCGGAAAGGTTGTTCGCGGCGCTCCCTACGGCATTCCAAGCCTTGATCGCAAGACTATGGGCATGAGGCCCGGACAGTTGATCATTGTCGCAGCAAGGCCCGGCATGGGCAAGACAACCGCTGGCGTTGCCTTCGCCCTCAATTCTGCGAAGGTCGGGCACGGCGTGTTCTTCTTCAGCCTCGAGATGGTCGCCAAAGAGCTAGGCGAGCGGGCCTTGGCTGCCATGTGCTATTCGCCACAACGTGAGATGATCACCTATCGCGGCATAGCAGAGGGCTCCAGTCTTTCCGAGGAAGCCTTTAGCCGCCTCAAGAGTGCTGCGGAGCGATACAGCAAGCTTCCATTCATCATCGAACAGGAGGCAGGCCTCACCGTCTCTCAGATAGCCGCCAGAGCGCGTAGGGCGAAGGCCCAGATGGCCCAGAAGGGGCAGAAGCTATCTGTGCTCGTCGTGGACCATATCGGGCTTCTACGGGCCTCTACGCGCTATGCCGGCAACAAGGTGCAGGAAGTCACCGAGATAACCGGAGCGCTGAAGGTGCTCGCCAAGGAGCTTGGCGTGGCAGTCGTGGCATTGTCGCAGCTCTCCCGCGAGGTGGAGAAGCGCAACGGCAACGACAAGCGTCCGCAGCTTTCTGATCTCAGGGATAGCGGCTCTATCGAGCAGGACGCTGACATGGTGATGGCCCTCTATCGAGAGGCCTACTACCTGGAGCGCAAGCCGAACCTTTCTGAAGAGGAAACGCTGCGCCTGCGTGAATCTCTGGATGTGATGGAGGTGGAGATCCTGAAGCAGCGGCAGGGGCCCACGGGGCGCATTCGCCTCTATTGCAACATCTCGTGCAACGCTATTGCGGAGCTTCATCAATGACGGATTGGTTTCGCTCGTGGCACGGTGCCCCGACGGACAACAAGTGGATACTGATTGGTCGACGCGCTGGCGTAGCCCCTGGTGTCGTTTCTGCAATCTTCTGGGCGTTACTGGACCATGCTTCGCAACATGTAACGCGTGGTAACGCAGACGATTTCGACGTGGAAACCTACGCCGCTTTTTCCGGCTTCTCGGAAGAAGACATCCAGTCCGTTCTGCGAGAGCTGCGAGCAAAGGACGTCATCGTTGATGACAAGCTGGCCGGCTGGGAGAAAAGGCAGCCGAGACGCGAAGACGTTTCTAATCAACGCGTTAGGGAGCATCGCGAGAAAAAGAGAGCGCAACATGTAACGCAGTGTAACGCAGATGTATCCGGCGACACAGACGACGATCGTTCTCGACTACTACGCCAAGGTCCCGGCTCTGAGCGCATCAAATCCGACGAATTGGCTGCTCTCCAAGGCGCCGAATGCCTATCTGTACGGCTCACTGCTGGAATCAGCCTCCATGTCCGGCCCTGATGGCAGAATTCAGATCTGGGGCACGCAGTTTGACAGGGCTATGGCAGGCCTGCGCAACCAGGATCGTGGCGCACGGTATGCCCGAGGCAATGCTCGTATCATGGGGCCGACTCCATGAGTGTCACAAACTATACCGAACTCCAGGCACGTGTGGCGAACGAACTGGACAGGGACGACCTCGCCTCGCGTATCCCCGAATGGATCGTTGAGTGTGAAGCGCGGCTCAATCGCGAACTGCGCTGCCCTGAAATGGAGACGACCTCCTCTCTGACGCAGACGGCGGGCGTCTGCCCATTGCCGGCGAACTATCTCGAATATCTGTCGGTGACGATCGCGGGCAAAGGGGAGCTAAAGCCCCTATCGGCCGGGCAGGCGAACTCATTCTTCGGCGGATCGCCTCCCAGTGGAACGCCGCGGTATTTCTCGGCTGACAAGGCCACCTCGACACTGAGGGTTTACCCGACCAGTTCCGACGCCGTTGATGTCAGGATGTATGTGGCGCTCCCTCCGTTGGCGTCGAGCACGACCAACTGGCTGCTCACGAAATATCCCGAGGTCTACATCTACGGGTCGCTCCTGCCGAGTGCTTCATATCTGCTCGATGACGCGCGCATTGCGACTTGGGGCACCCTTCTGGACAAGTCGCTCTCAGAGATAGCGGGCAAGATGACGGGGTCGCGTTGGGGTGTTGCGTCCCGGACAGAGAAGCGGGTGGAGCCGTCGTGATCGCCCGCCCGATTGTAGTCGATGCCAGCGCTCCAGAATGGGTGAGCGGGGTGATCGTGGCGGTTGAGGCCGGCGACGTCGCGACAGCGCCTGCAGGTGCGCCTGATTGGGCGCAAAGCCTTGTTGATCAGATCAATAGAGACGGAAACGTGATCGCGGACGGCAGTGCCCCGCTGTGGGCCCATGATCTCGCCCTCCAGATTACCCTGTCTCGCGCCGAAGGGGCCTGATATGGCGGACGAATACTTCTCTCGGCCGGGTATGCCTGTCGACAACAAATATCGCCCTGAGAACATTCCCGGCTATCTGCGTTACAGCGACCCGCTAACGCTCGAAAAGCTGCCAGGTGGGCAGCTCGTGCCTACCGCGGACATAAGGTTTTCGAGCAACAGCGCGATCGACCAGAACATCCGCAAGAGGTTCGGGCAGAACCTTGGGGCGGCGCTTGGGCCGAAGCTGAACACTGATATTTTCGAGCGATATGATTGGGCCAATCAGCCGCGCCAGGATAGGATGAACATCGACGGGACCTACGGTTCCACGCCGATCCTGACCGAGAAAGAGAAAGAAAGCCTGCAGAAGCAGCAGCAGGCGATGCTCATCAACCAGTTCCGGGCGCAGACCTCGTTTGCTGATGCTTATGCGGAAATTGCTCGCGATCTGTTCGGGGATCAGGGTGGTGAGGGGTACGACCCGACGTATGCGGATCTTGCCTCTGTTGATCCGATGTCAATCAAGGCGTTGATGCAAGACCCGACGCAATCCAACGGGCTGCGCCAGGAAACCCTCGATCTCATCAGCCGCGTCCAGCCCTTTTTAGATCCTGCACGGTCCGCTGACATCGGGATGAATTTCTCGGATGCCTACTACAAGATCAACCCTCTCGGCTTCGTCTCGTCCGGCCTCGACCCGAACTGGAATACGACCAGCAACTACATGTTCCCCGAATATGGCCAGGCGTCCAGCAACATGGGCGATTTCTTCATGGCTGATCGGAGCGCGCAGCTTGAGGCGGATGCACGCAATCAGCAGGCCTATGACGCCTATACCATGTCCAGCGATTATGCCGGCGGATTGATGCCTGAAGGGGGCTACAAGGGTTATTCCACGGCCGCGCCCTATGAGGGGACGAATCCCTTCACCTGGGGCAATGCGCCGGAAATGCCGGCCCAAAGCACGCCCTATCAGGTCCCAGGCCAGCATCATTGGCAGAATTTCTGGCAGGGCAGTGGGCCCGGGTGGAACGGCACCGGCGGGCGCAATGCGGCCGGTGTCAAGAACGCGACCCTCAATTGGGGTGGGCCCTTCGACTTCAAAAACCCGTGGTCAGCAGCATGATTTCTTCCCCCCTCATGACCGATGACGAGATGGTCGCTGCATTCAACGCTTGGCTTGCATCCCAGGTATTCGAGGGAACGGAGGAGGAGCAGGCCGCGTCACGAGACGCGCTGATCGCGAAGCACGAGGCCGAAATGCAAGCGCGTCGGGAAGCGAGGGCCGCGGCGCAGCGCGACTACGACCGCAGGAACGGCCTCCGCTAGATGGATCAGAAAAAGATCGACTTCAGGCCGGGCGTCGTCAAGGACGATTCCCCGCTCGCCAGCGAAGGGACATACAGCGACAGCAACTGGATCCGCTCGCGCCGGGGACGGCCCGAGAATGTGAAGGGCTTCGCGAAATACATCCCGACGCAATTCACCGGCAAGGCGCGCGGGGTCAAGGCGTGGTCAACCCTGGATGGCGTCCCTTGGTTCGCGTTCGGCACGTCATCGAAGCTCTATGCCGTGCGGGATACGGCGCTGATCGATATCACGCCGCGGCGGGCGGAAGGGTCGCTTGATAACCCGTTCAAGACCACAAGCGGCTCTCCGATCGTCAAGGTCCGGCACTATGGCCATGGCCTGAAAGCCGGGCAGAGCATCACGTTTTCCAACGCGATGCCGAGCGGTGGCATCACCATCAATGGCGCGTATACGGTCACGACGGTCCTCAGCAACGACTATTACACGATCACACATTCCGCGAACGCGTCGAGCACGAACGACTACCCGGCGCCCGATCCGCTTGACCCACCCGAGGATCAGGTGTGGCCGAACTACACGCCCGTGTCTGCCGGTGGCCGTGTGGACTATGTGGTTCCCTTCGTTGCGGGCGCTGAAAACGGCTCATCCTCGACGCCTGCCACCACATGGGACCTCGACAATATCGGCGAAGTCTTGTTCGCGAACAGGACCGGCGATCCGATCTATATGTTCCAGCCGGCGCCGAACTATAACGAGATCCTGATCGACACTGGTTTCACGAGCATCGGCAGCACCGGGACGACCAGTTGGGCGACCGGCGGAACAGCCTGGACCAGCCAATCAGGCGGGGTAGCGCGCTTCGTTCGTGTCTCCGGCAACAACCCGAGCAACCTGTCCCAGAATATCCAGGGCAAGTGCAAGCCTGGCTACGTCTATGAATTCAGCGTCCAGGTAAGCACATTTACCGGCCCTGGTGAGTTTGACCTGCGG
This portion of the Chelatococcus sp. YT9 genome encodes:
- a CDS encoding GcrA family cell cycle regulator, whose product is MNVHATGFANDKAIWSDATVEVLISMLAAGRSSRDIASAIGTTRNAVIGKANRLRAQGLVPTYERSPAQKPGGVASPRSREKKKAAVVVASVPRVTQGIQIRPLLGSSEITTVGMPVAEVMGRAGRCKYGLWGVRDYPELENKLVCAQPAIPGKSWCRHCYKLVYSPREQRARRRAA
- a CDS encoding helix-turn-helix domain-containing protein, whose product is MTTQLLNPDSLVTIPVYQPDKRIVSVHVLRSEAEALGRIRVFAASRPLEENCPKPIILPPHEGAITRRRCIQIAAWASQIDRETILSPVRKGGAAKARQIAYWLIRRFCGSTLNEIGQAFGGKDHTAVLHGVRRVNAVIAHMDLDGLSPEDIARALWTADWSTAR
- a CDS encoding RusA family crossover junction endodeoxyribonuclease, with product MTDTVVIQLPVPPSANRIWRIAGTRLTKSGKRAPNVIKSPAYRAWQDEAGWILRSQRPGHISGAYDLTITLPKVRIDPDNAVKGASDILVKHNVIDDDKLARRITIERDDAAEAMVVTVRSAA
- a CDS encoding DnaB-like helicase C-terminal domain-containing protein, whose protein sequence is MNMAAPAPLASDNQALDAEQALLGAILMDTSALEKARSIVEASDFSEEVHAKIFEAMCHQQDEGGVITAGLVRMVTGNADLGGVTITEYLTKLYENASSVANAGQYAKAIKRASLFRKMAAAGADLLERARVASVIDDPAEVASDTIDILDGVASASMPDSLRRVSLGEAAVEAIDAAWDARSGKVVRGAPYGIPSLDRKTMGMRPGQLIIVAARPGMGKTTAGVAFALNSAKVGHGVFFFSLEMVAKELGERALAAMCYSPQREMITYRGIAEGSSLSEEAFSRLKSAAERYSKLPFIIEQEAGLTVSQIAARARRAKAQMAQKGQKLSVLVVDHIGLLRASTRYAGNKVQEVTEITGALKVLAKELGVAVVALSQLSREVEKRNGNDKRPQLSDLRDSGSIEQDADMVMALYREAYYLERKPNLSEEETLRLRESLDVMEVEILKQRQGPTGRIRLYCNISCNAIAELHQ